One genomic window of Garra rufa chromosome 24, GarRuf1.0, whole genome shotgun sequence includes the following:
- the ssr1 gene encoding translocon-associated protein subunit alpha isoform X2, which yields MKLLQKLLLLLLLAFPATLLLKGPVVSAQDATEEEEAVDEDAADDVMAEDEDDEAEVEDDDNTELTEEKEEEEEEALVGEMKASPNADTTILFVKGEDFPANNIVKFLLGFTNKGSENFVVESLDASFRYPQDFQFYIQNFTALQLGTVVPPQRQATFEYSFIPAEPMGGRPFGLVINLNYKDLSGNVFQDAVFNQTVTITEREDGLDGETIFLYVFLSGLGLLLVVGLHQLLESRKRRRPAAKVEMGTSNHNDVDMSWIPQETLNQINKASPRRSPRKRTQKRSAGSDE from the exons ATGAAACTGTTGCAGAAGCTGTTGCTGCTGCTCCTCCTGGCGTTTCCCGCCACTCTGCTGCTGAAGG GTCCAGTGGTTTCTGCTCAGGACGCTACTGAGGAAGAGGAGGCTGTGGATGAAGATGCCGCTGATGATGTGATGGctgaggatgaggatgatgaaGCTGAGGTGGAGGACGACGACAACACTGAACTA ACGGAAGAAAaggaagaagaggaagaagaagcTCTGGTGGGGGAGATGAAGGCTTCACCTAATGCTGACACCACCATCCTCTTCGTCAAAGGAGAAG ATTTTCCCGCCAACAACATTGTGAAGTTCCTGTTGGGATTCACCAATAAGGGCTCAGAGAACTTCGTGGTGGAGTCTCTGGACGCTTCGTTCCGATACCCGCAGGACTTCCAGTTCTACATCCAGAACTTCACGGCGCTCCAGCTGGGGACGGTGGTTCCTCCTCAGCGTCAGGCCACCTTCGAGTACTCCTTCATCCCGGCCGAACCCATGGGCGGACGACCCTTCGGCCTCGTCATCAACCTCAACTACAAGGACCTCAGC GGTAACGTGTTCCAGGACGCCGTCTTCAACCAGACCGTCACCATCACGGAGAGAGAGGATGGTCTGGATGGAGAAAC gatCTTCTTGTACGTCTTCCTGTCGGGTCTCGGTCTCCTGCTGGTGGTCGGCCTTCATCAGCTCCTTGAGTCACGCAAG AGGAGACGGCCAGCAGCTAAAGTGGAGATGGGAACCTCCAATCACAATGATGTGGACATGAGCTGGATCCCACAGGAAACACTCAACCAGATCA
- the ssr1 gene encoding translocon-associated protein subunit alpha isoform X1: MKLLQKLLLLLLLAFPATLLLKGPVVSAQDATEEEEAVDEDAADDVMAEDEDDEAEVEDDDNTELTEEKEEEEEEALVGEMKASPNADTTILFVKGEDFPANNIVKFLLGFTNKGSENFVVESLDASFRYPQDFQFYIQNFTALQLGTVVPPQRQATFEYSFIPAEPMGGRPFGLVINLNYKDLSGNVFQDAVFNQTVTITEREDGLDGETIFLYVFLSGLGLLLVVGLHQLLESRKRRRPAAKVEMGTSNHNDVDMSWIPQETLNQIMASRRDKASPRRSPRKRTQKRSAGSDE, from the exons ATGAAACTGTTGCAGAAGCTGTTGCTGCTGCTCCTCCTGGCGTTTCCCGCCACTCTGCTGCTGAAGG GTCCAGTGGTTTCTGCTCAGGACGCTACTGAGGAAGAGGAGGCTGTGGATGAAGATGCCGCTGATGATGTGATGGctgaggatgaggatgatgaaGCTGAGGTGGAGGACGACGACAACACTGAACTA ACGGAAGAAAaggaagaagaggaagaagaagcTCTGGTGGGGGAGATGAAGGCTTCACCTAATGCTGACACCACCATCCTCTTCGTCAAAGGAGAAG ATTTTCCCGCCAACAACATTGTGAAGTTCCTGTTGGGATTCACCAATAAGGGCTCAGAGAACTTCGTGGTGGAGTCTCTGGACGCTTCGTTCCGATACCCGCAGGACTTCCAGTTCTACATCCAGAACTTCACGGCGCTCCAGCTGGGGACGGTGGTTCCTCCTCAGCGTCAGGCCACCTTCGAGTACTCCTTCATCCCGGCCGAACCCATGGGCGGACGACCCTTCGGCCTCGTCATCAACCTCAACTACAAGGACCTCAGC GGTAACGTGTTCCAGGACGCCGTCTTCAACCAGACCGTCACCATCACGGAGAGAGAGGATGGTCTGGATGGAGAAAC gatCTTCTTGTACGTCTTCCTGTCGGGTCTCGGTCTCCTGCTGGTGGTCGGCCTTCATCAGCTCCTTGAGTCACGCAAG AGGAGACGGCCAGCAGCTAAAGTGGAGATGGGAACCTCCAATCACAATGATGTGGACATGAGCTGGATCCCACAGGAAACACTCAACCAGATCA